One Methanomassiliicoccales archaeon DNA window includes the following coding sequences:
- a CDS encoding ubiquitin-conjugating enzyme E2, whose amino-acid sequence MEEDLEKRTEHTFSMIINEEYPFEKPLVLWRTPIFHPNIMLPDDGGHVCIKLLDDWSFNSTLLSFVKGIETLLLNPNPTSPFGTSSCTAAAEYYNSGKKAVPPVICKPLPKVVSGN is encoded by the coding sequence GTGGAGGAGGATCTGGAGAAGAGGACCGAGCACACCTTCTCAATGATAATCAATGAGGAATACCCATTCGAGAAACCACTTGTTCTCTGGAGGACTCCGATATTCCATCCCAATATCATGCTCCCCGATGATGGGGGGCACGTGTGCATCAAACTTCTAGACGATTGGAGTTTCAATTCGACCCTCCTCTCTTTTGTGAAGGGGATCGAAACACTTCTCCTAAATCCTAATCCAACAAGCCCATTTGGGACCTCCAGTTGTACCGCAGCCGCTGAATACTACAATTCAGGAAAGAAAGCAGTACCGCCGGTAATATGCAAGCCACTTCCTAAGGTGGTGAGTGGCAATTGA